A genomic region of Pelodiscus sinensis isolate JC-2024 chromosome 1, ASM4963464v1, whole genome shotgun sequence contains the following coding sequences:
- the LOC142831060 gene encoding uncharacterized protein LOC142831060: MAELSRLLNIHPLRTTVYHPQTDGLVERFNQTLKTMLRKFVAEDPRHWDKLLPALLFAIREVPQASTGFSPFELLYGRQPRGILDLLRESWEEQESRVQGTVPYILQLRERLRKVGEFARANLLQAQEVQARYYNRGAKLRSFEPGDHVLVLLPSRESKLLARWQGPFEVVRRIGTVDYEVRLPGRRREVRLYHINLLKEWKTAEGLLVTPYPPDPELGPAVEDLQGEAQITMGPELSPVQRGELQRVAQRFEPFFSTRPGRVRTTHHHIATRPGHKVRDQHRPLPRKMWETVQRELQTMLEMGVVEESHSEWKSPIVLVPKPDGTTRFCIDFRKVNAISRFDAYPMPRTEELLERLGQAEYFSILDMTKGYWQIPLTPASKEKTAFPTPWGLFQFVTMPFGLHGAAATFQRLMDRLLQPHHAYAAAYIDDVVIYSPTWTAHLQHLEAVLKSLKEAGLTANPRKCQLGRREVTYLGYTVGQGTVRPLVDKVKAVQECKTPATKKQVRQFLGLAGYYRRFIPGFADIAAPLSDLTKSTQPNKVQWSADCEVAFRTLKDQLTKAPVLFHPDFSKPFLLQTDASERGLGAVLSQQAEGVEHPIVYLSRKLFPREQNYATIEKEALAIKWAVDALRYYLLGNTFQVVTDHAPLKWLNSMKETNPRLMRWYLSLQPYNFSITHRPGKAHTNADFLSRVGEEETGTDEGIGTHLSGGVCDGAAPPRTQAQGNHLGPGAERAPPTQPYWACSKGSQGIKGCWPAQKGQTTTRAGASGHWAERESPGELSVLLPGLCRARPQRRSCRPTTRVPSAGPDPANSAAARGRTTTAHRPAPTGGTAAGCEQGVGSDPGQGAGEAPEGSGRCGEEPPPSQWWEPPATNRALGRGPVEREGPDPPTPAA; encoded by the coding sequence ATGGCAGAACTATCGCGGCTACTGAACATCCACCCTCTGAGGACGACGgtttaccatccccagacagacggCCTGGTGGAGCGTTTTAACCAAACGCTAAAGACGATGCTGCGTAAGTTCGTGGCTGAGGACCCTCGACACTGGGACAAGCTCCTACCAGCCTTGTTGTTTGCCATTcgggaggtcccccaggcgtCAACGGGTTTCTCCCCATTCGAGCTCCTATATGGGCGACAGCCGAGGGGAATACTCGACCTTTTACGAGAAAGTTGGGAAGAACAAGAATCGCGTGTCCAAGGGACAGTACCCTATATCTTACAGCTGCGGGAACGCCTGCGGAAGGTAGGGGAATTTGCCAGGGCTAACCTCCTACAGGCGCAGGAGGTCCAAGCCCGCTATTACAACCGAGGGGCCAAACTCCGCTCCTTTGAACCGGGGGACCACGTCCTCGTCCTGCTGCCCTCTCGAGAGTCCAAGCTATTGGCCCGATGGCAAGGCCCGTTCGAGGTGGTCCGGCGAATAGGGACGGTGGACTACGAAGTGAggctgccggggaggaggagagaggtacgATTATACCACATCAACCTCTTGAAGGAGTGGAAGACCGCCGAAGGACTACTGGTCACCCCATATCCCCCGGATCCAGAGCTCGGGCCAGCCGTAGAGGACCTCCAGGGGGAGGCTCAGATAACGATGGGCCCCGAGTTGAGTCCAGTACAGCGGGGAGAATTACAGCGAGTGGCCCAGAGGTTCGAGCCGTTTTTCTCCACTCGACCCGGCCGCGTCCGCACCACGCATCACCACATCGCTACCCGCCCAGGCCATAAGGTGCGAGACCAACACCGGCCCCTCCCTAGGAAGATGTGGGAAACAGTCCAGCGGGAACTCCAGACCATGCTAGagatgggagtggtggaggaatcTCATAGTGAGTGGAAGAGTCCCATAGTTCTAGTCCCGAAGCCAGACGGCACGACGCGATTTTGCATCGATTTTCGGAAAGTGAATGCCATCTCGCGgttcgatgcctacccgatgccccgAACCGAGGAGCTCTTGGAACGGCTCGGCCAAGCGGAATACTTCTCCATCCTGGACATgacgaaagggtattggcagatcccactgACACCAGCCTCTAAGGAGAAGACGGCCTTCCCTACACCGTGGGGCCTGTTTCAATTCGTGACCATGCcattcggactgcatggggcagcgGCCACGTTCCAACGATTAATGGACCGATTGTTACAGCCCCATCACGCCTACGCAGCCGCATATATAGATGACGTGGTGATCTATAGCCCAACGTGGACGGCCCATCTGCAGCACTTAGAAGCCGTATTGAAGTCCCTGAAGGAGGCCGGCCTCACAGCCAACCCGCGAAAATGCCAGCTGGGACGCCGGGAAgtaacctacttggggtacacggtcGGGCAAGGGACAGTACGACCGCTGGTGGACAAAGTGAAAGCCGTGCAGGAGTGCAAGACACCCGCAACCAAAAAGCAGGTACGCCAGTTCTTGGGGCTTGCGGGGTACTACCGCCGGTTTATCCCCGGTTTTGCGGACATTGCAGCCCCTCTATCTGACCTCACGAAAAGTACCCAGCCGAACAAGGTACAATGGTCAGCGGACTGTgaggtggctttcaggacactgaaGGACCAGCTTACTAAAGCCCCGGTCCTGTTCCACCCAGATTTTTCAAAGCCCTTCCTACTGCAAACGGATGCATCAGAAAGAGGCTTGGGGGCAGTGCTGTCCCAACAGGCAGAGGGAGTGGAGCACCCGATAGTTTATTTGAGCCGCAAGCTCTTCCCACGAGAACAGAACTACGCTACTATAGAAAAGGAGGCATTGGCAATAAAGTGGGCTGTAGACGCCCTAAGATATTATTTATTGGGCAACACGTTTCAGgtggtgacagaccatgcccccctgAAATGGTTAAATAGCATGAAGGAGACGAACCCCCGGTTAATGCGGTGGTATCTATCTTTACAGCCGTACAATTTCAGTATAACCCATCGCCCAGGGAAGGCGCACACGAATGCGGATTTCCTTTCCagagtgggggaagaagagacggGAACGGACGAGGGGATAGGTACCCACTTAAGTGggggggtgtgtgacggggcggccccgccccgcactcaagcccagggaaaccacctggggccgggggcggagagggccccacccacacagccctactgggcatgctccaaagggagccaaggtataaaaggctgctggcctgctcagaaagggcagactacgacccgagcaggagctagcggccactgggcagagagggagtcgccgggggagctgagcgtgctgctgccgggcctctgcagggctcggccccaacgccggagctgccgaccgaccacccgcgtcccgagtgctggaccggaccccgccaactctgcagctgccagggggaggaccactacagcccatCGACcggcgccgacaggtgggaccgcggcaggctgcgagcagggggtaggaagcgacccagggcagggagctggagaagcccctgagggctcggggcgttgcggggaggagcccccgccgagccagtggtgggaaccacccgccactaatagggccctgggtcggggtccggtggagagggagggcccggacccccctacccctgcggcctga